The genome window GATACAGGGCTGCGCGCCCTCGCGGTCGGCAGCAAACAGGGATTTGTAACCGCCATAGTCGTCGACCATGAGGTGACCGTGCCAGTTGCCGAGGAAGTGGCGCGCATGTGCGCCGCTACGTCCGGGCTGATAGTCGAAGACGATGATGCGAGGCCCCGGTTCCAGATCATTGCTGCGGTAGGCCCACAGGTAGGCCTTTTTGGTTTTGCCGTTGCCGGGATCGAGTTGCGCCACCGGCGTCTCATCGGCGTGTAGGGCGTTGCGCTGCAACAGATGCCAGGCAAGCCGGTCTACCAGCGGTTGTAACGCCACACCGACACGACCAACCCAGTCTGCCAGCGTCGAACGCGACAGGATCACGTCGTCGCGCGCGGCGATCTGTTCAAGACGATAGAGCGGGAGATGATCCTGGTATTTGCCGATCATCACCCAGGTGAGCAAGCCGACCGCCGCCATGCCGCCATCAATAATGGCGGGTGCAATCGGCGCAGCCTTGACCGTCTCGCAGGCCTTGCACGCGTATTGCGGGCGGATATGGCGGTGGACAAAGAATTTGGCCGGTTCGACATCCAGCTGTTCGGTGATGTCTTCGCCGATTTTGACCAAGTCTTTACCGCACTGTCCGCACAGGCAGGATTCCGGTTCGTGACGGTGTTCGATGCGCGGCAAATGTTCTGGCAGCGGTTGACGGCCTGCGCGCGGACGCCTGGGTCTGGCGACGGTGGTGCAGGGTTGTTCTTCGACCAGCTGTTCGACTTGCGCTTCAACGGCGGAGAGGTCTTCGTTCCAGGTGTCTTCGAACAGATCGCGCTGCACAGCGGGCAGTGCTTCGCTTTTGACGCTGAAGCGGGTGCGGCGCAGGATGCTGAGCTCCAGGGTCAGCGCCTCGATCTTGATGTCCTTGATACGAATTTCATCGTCCTTGGCTTTCAGCGTTGCGTCGAACTGCTGTTCAGTTTCCTGCCGCGCCTGTTCGATCAACGAATCGATCGCCGATGCCAGCTGTGTTTTGGCCGCTGCTTCCAGATTCAGTTGATCGAGTTTAGCTTGTAAATTCATGGTGTTATTATACCCGATGCTCGGTAGGGAGTCACGCTGAAACCCGCATGAATGCTGGGTTTCAGCAGGTTTTTACGGAAAATGCAGGCGCTGTTCAAGCCCGTAAATCCGCCGACGGGACAGACGACAAGCGCCGTCAATCGACCCCGGCAATCAGCCATTCCCATTGCGCGACTGTGAGAGAAACACAGGGCTCTCCCGCCTTCGGCCCAATAAAGCGGCCCTCGTGCAAACGGCGCTGACATAACCACACTCCGGTGCCGTCCCACAGCAATACTTTGATGCGATTACCCGCACGATTGCGAAACACGAAGGCCGACCCCGCGCAAGGCGCATGTCCCAGCACCTGCTGCACATGGCTTGATAAACCGTCGATGCCGCGACGCATATCCACCGCCGCGACACTGAACCAAATCTGGACGGGATGAGCGATCAATCCAGACATTGCAGCAGCTCCGCCAACCAGCGAGGAGAAGTCGACGTTGAGAGTTCCAGGGTGTACCCCTGTCTTGTCCGCAATAGCAGCGCATGCGCCGCCGGTTCAGCTACTTTATCAATCGATACCGGCAAAAAACCGGCGCGCGAAGGTGAAAGAGGGCGAACCGCGGATGCTTCGGCATCCAGATGCCGCACCCAGTAGTTGAAAGTAGCCGGCTTCAGCTCGTTCCGACGGCTATATTCGACCTGACTCAGGCCGCTGGCTCGCCACTGCTCGATATGGCGTATCTGCTCTGCTTGCTTGTTATTCATGCTATTCATGCTTCGACTCCTCAAGGAAAATGCAAAGCATGACGGAAGACTTATTTTTTATGTAGACGGGACGACTGGACGCTTACCTTGAATCGGATACCCGATCCGGTATGGGTGGAGCCGAAAAAACGCCCGACGCTATGCTGCCCTTGTTGTGGCGGGGAAATGAAGATCGTGCGCACCGGCATCAAACCGGGATACGACCGCTTCACAATGGCGGAAGGAGCAGGATAGCGGGCAGCAACAGCGGAGATGAACATGTAATCGCATCCACCCACCCGCGCGTCCCGTTACCGGCTCTGACTTCAGGCGCGGAAGGACGCGGCTGGCCTGAAAATGGTCTAAACCGGGAGAATTCCACAGGGAAAGCTCGGTTCAATAAAAGCGTTGCTGCAACGGCAATGATGAAAAGGATAGAAAGGGCGCGAATGATGACCGAGCGCCCTCGAAAACCGAACTGCCCCAAAAGCTATTTCCATAGGAACCTCGTATCAACCGGGCTCGTCCAACAAACGGTTCAGATTGTGGCTCGCTTCGCGATCACAATCTAACCTTACTCGTTAGGCCGAAATAGCCAACAACACTGAATCTAGCAATGAACAGAAAAGCCAGAGGCGAAATCAGTGCGTATCATTTATTTGCTGCGCATGTATTTAGCGAATTACCTCAATATATTTCTCGCTTTGTTCAATAGCTACCCCAGATTTTACAAAAATCTGCCCAACTACATGTACATAGCATGGATGATTCTTTGCATGTTCAGGAAAATGTTCGCGAAAATAGTTTCCATCATATTTTTCTCCTAAACTAATGGGTTTAAAGCAGTTTTCAAGCATCTCCCAAGTAACTTTTATGTAATTTAACTCGCCAACTTGTACTGTAATAACCTCTTCGTCTATAGATTTAACTATGCGATATTCTGACTTATTTGTATTAATATCTGTGTTTTGTACAATTTCTGATTCAATAAGTTTTTTTGCTGACGCCCAATCCATCTTAATTCTCTCATTTTTACTATGTACCTTGACGATCCATTGCCTAATCGGGATAGGAAGAAGCCTCGCGGCCCCTCCCCCCCACAACACCGGACATACGGGTCACGTATCCGGCGTTTCGATGATCGACAATTCTGCCATGCTTTAGCGCGTAACGCATAAAGATGGCAGCCCCATGTTGCTGAACGTTTTCGCCGGCAGCGCAAGATTCAACGCCGGTGTTTTCGATAGCCGCCACGGCCCGTGCGCGGATTTGCTGGTATTCCAGGCTTCCCGCACCGTTACGCCGCGTTTGCGCAACTCCCGATATCCGGCGCTCCCCCATTGTTTCCACTGGTAGCATCTCAGTCGGCGTCGTATCCACTTGTCGATCTCCCGCAGAGGGCTCAGTACTTCGGCGATGCCGAAATACGCTTTCCAACCAAGCAGGGCGGTTCTTAGCTCGGCGATGATGTCGATCAAGCGGCGGCCTCGGGTTCGACGCGTCAGGTCGCGAATCCGGTTTTTGAGTTTCGCCAGTGACGGTTCCGACACTTTGAGCCGGGCATCTCCCCGGCTTAGCGTAAACCCTAAAAATTTCCGGTTCCATGGCCTGTCCACCGCACTTTTTCGTTCATTTTCATCGAGTACCACGTTGGCCGGTACCGGCGATAGGGGCCCGCCTTGCGGCACGCCCTGCGTTGTCGGTACGATAAGGGTGTCGATGCGCACGCCCGTTTTCAGGTAGGTGTTGATCAGGCGCAACAGCGCTCGATCCGGTACGTGACGTTGAAGACGGTTCATCAGCCGGTCATGGTTGACGCGGTCGAAGAAGGCCTCCAGGTCCATGTCCACCACCCAGCGGTAGCTGTCGCGGACTTGCTTCTGTATTTCGCGCACGGCCTGATGGGCCGAGCGTTCGGGACGAAAGCCGTAACTGTGACGGTGAAAGTGCGGTTCCCATTGCGCGCTGACAACTTGCGCAATGGCTTGCTGGATAAAGCGGTCCACTGCCGTTGTATACCCAGCGGTCGGGTTTTTCCATCGGCTTTGGGTATCTCCACGCGCAATACCGGCTTGGGGCGATACACGCCTGCTACCAGTTGCGCGCGGATTTCCAGCCAGTGCTGTTTGAGGTAGACCGGGAGTTCTTCGACGGTCATGCCGTCGATTCCCGGCGCGCCTTTGTTCTGGCGGACTCGCTTGAGGGCGCGCTGCAGGTTGTCGCGTGCAAGCACGCGTTCCAGCAATCCGACAGGGTTTGCGGACTCGGATAATTCAGACTCTCCAACACCGGGTTCATCGCACGGCTGGGCCGCGCCCGGCTCAGGCCGGTTGTCAGATGCTATCCCGTTGTTCTTCATCTCGATACCCTCGTCGTTCATCGTTCGGGCCTTCGACTGGGGCCAACCAGCCTACTATGCCCTCGGCTGACTCCTGCCCGGCGGTCAGAATCGCTTGCGCGTTTCTCAGTGCGGCTTTGCCGCACACCGGGCAGGCCTCCCGCGGTAAGACACGAAACTTTCCTCGCGTAGACGCCGGATTTACAAAATACATCCCTATCGCAGATGGAGGGCTTTATGGTCACGTGCCCACTTGCCCCGAATGTATCACGCCTCATATCCGGTTTTTGTTCATCGCCCCGCGATTTCGCCTTGGACTTCCTCCAGACCCCGCCTCGCGACGACGCCCTTGCCCTTTGGCTAACCTTCGGCTCTGCGTAAACCTGGTATCGGGACTTTCACCCGACTAGTTTCGTGCCATGCACGGCACACACGTCTGAATTCACCGGCCTGCGCGGCTTTTCGCGCAGGTCCGGTGGAATGATGGGTTAGGCGCAAGTTCTCAATCAGCACGTTCTGCATTTCCCCTAGTGCTACTTGATTTTAAGTTGCTCCAATTTCCCACCCGGGCCTTCCCATTCCTTTGCAATCTGTAAAGCGACCTCTTTGGGAAAAATGTCTGAAACCATGATCCAGTCGTATTCATCCAATGTCGCTAGCAACGTTGCGTTGTGCTCAACCACATCTGGAGTAACCGTGTCCGGTGTCTTAAGTCCTTCTAGGGGAAGTTCCTCCTCTGAGTATTCCTCTACCCCATTGAGGCATCTGCCAATCTTTAAGTAGCATGAGCCAGGGACGGTAATCATTCGAATACTAAAAATATTTGGATCGAGAAACTTAGGAAATCGCGATCTAAGCATTGGCAGAGCATCGTCGATTGCGGCGGGTAGAGCTGGGGCGACGGGATATTTCTGTGCGATATCAATCAATGCACAAATTGCTAGTTTCGGTGGCACATAAAAGAATTCCCTTCTCTTATTAACGCGATAGGCAGAGAAGTGTGCGTGAATTTCTCTTTCAGCCTCATCTACGTCATTAACGAGCATGTCGTACAGGACAATAAAGTCGGTCGGGACACCTGTAGCTGAAGAAATATTGCGAGCTCGTCTCTCCGAGGTGTCTTCGGTTAGCCCAATCTTGACCATATTGGGGAATGACGGGTTCAGCAGAACATAGATGAAGCCATTGGCCATTATGATTTTCTGTTAGTGCTTGAGTTTTGTATGTGGCGCCTAACGTTTGACGTGAGGGGCGGCCGGAGCCGGAGGGAACCCAAAGCGCAGCCTTGGGCCGTCCCGCTCGACGGAATTGTTGGGCTCCACGCTCTCACATCCAAATATCCACTTGGTAGTATCCAGCAGGGATTCAGCATATTTGTTACCCCCATTGAGTCACAGATACTGAGTCGCCCTCTCTCTAAGAAGAAAAACGGATCAACGAAGGCTCGAACACAGTCAGAGAACTCGTTAATCGCGTGAGTCAGATTCATCAGAAGCGCGAAATTGTTGCTCTGCCATGCTTCAGAGCGACCCGCGTATTGTGCGTAGTCGTCACGCCAGACCTTCTTCCAAGTCTTATCCTCTTGATAGAAACCCGCATCTGCACGCGGCGATGCAAGAGTCATATAGTGATCTGCATAGAAGAAATATAACATCCCGCTACCGGTAACTAATCCGGTAGACCGCACCGGCCAGATCGTCGGAAACCAGCAGCGCGCCGTCCGGCATTTCCAGTATATCAACCGGACGCCCGGAAGCCTTGCCATCGGCATGCAGCCAGCCCGAGGCGAAAACCTCTTCAGCTACCGGTTTTCCATCCTTGAACCGCACCAGCGCCACGCGATAGCCTTGCGGCTGCGTGCGGTTCCACGAACCGTGCTGCGCGACAAACAACTGACCTTGATAATTGGCGGGGAACTGTTTGCCCTGGTAGAAACGTATGCCCAGCGGGGCGACATGCGCCGGAAACTTCCAGGCCGGCGGCTCGAACTCAGCACAGGCATGCTGCCCGCCGTATTCGGGATCGGCGATATTGCCGGCATGGCACCATGGGTAACCGAAATGCTGGCCTGCATGCGCCACATGATTCAGTTCGTCCGCCGGCGCGTCGTCGCCGAGATAATCGCGTCCGTTATCGGTTGCATACAACTCGCCGGCTCCGGGCAGCCAATCGAAGCCTACCGAATTGCGTAAGCCTTTGGCATAAACTTCGAAACGACTGCCATCCGGATTCATCCGCGTCAGAGCGGTAAATATTTCGTTTGAAGGAAGACAGATATTGCACGGCGCGCCTACCGGCACGTAAAGCTTATGGTCGGGTCCGACGCGCAGGTATTTCCAGCCGTGGTGTTTTTCGTTCGGAAAACCGGAATACACCGGCTCGAACGACGCGTTGCCGTCCAGATGACGCACCACGTCCTTGATCTTGATGATGCGATGCAGTTCGGCTATGTAAAGATCGCCCTGATACCAGGCTACCCCGTTGGGAACATTGAGTCCCTGAATGATCGTGCGCACCGTTTCGGCATGCCCATCGCGATCCCTGTCCTGCAGGGCATAGACATTGCCTTCGGTCATGGTGCCAACGTAAACCGTTCCATCGTCACCCAGTGCAAGCGATCTGGCGTTGGGGGTCTGGTCGGAATAGCGCGTAATATGAAAACCGGCCGGGACGTCGATTCCCGGAATATCTCCGGGCAACGCTTCCGCCTGAACCAGATGCGATAGTCCCAGCAATGCAAGAGGCGACAGTACGGCTATAAATCGCGATTTATACATATCAGCCCCTTCGATAGGACATTACCTACACGGAAAACGAAGAACCGCAGCCGCAGGTAGTGCTTGCATTAGGATTACGGATCACGAATTGAGAGCCGGAAACGTCTTCCTTATAATCGATTTCCGCGCCGCTCAGGTATTGTATGCTCATTGCATCAATCAAGACCTTCACGCCGTTTTTCTGAATTTCGGTATCGTCTTCATTGGCCGACTCGTCAAACGTGAATCCGTATTGAAAGCCGGAACACCCGCCGCCCTGCACATAAACGCGCAGCATCAAATCAGGATTACCTTCTTCGGCAATCAACTCGCTGACTTTGGCCGCAGCAGTATCGGAGAAAATGATGGATTCGGATGATTGCGTCATAATGAGACCTGCAGGATGTTTATTGAAGGTTGATTTTGTCAATTCCAAGTATTTAAGTCAACTTTACCACAGGCCAATGCCGGATAAGGCTATGTTCTACCCCAAAGCTTACCAGACCTTGGCGAACCCTCTCCTGCCACGCGCTATCCGTGTCCCCGCCACCTCGATAAACTTTGGGGAGCTTTACGTGGGTTCGGATATGCTCAGATAACGACTTAGACGGAACAAGAGTTACCAGGATTCAGCTCAGCAATTTCCTCCCATGCCCAGCTGTGCCGGAATGCCGCCCGGCGGTTGCACTGAGGCTCAGCCCATGGCGGGCAGCCTGCGGCCTTACCGGTTAACGTGTCCCCCAAGCCCGCGCATCCACCGGAAACCAGGCTGGATATAAATACCGGGAAGTTATTTTAGCCATATCCTAATCGGCATTACCCCAGGCAAGCACCTCAAGCTCCACCCTGGCGACGCCGGAACGCATCATATCCAGTTCTCGCGCTGCGCGCGTGGAAATATCGAGAATGCGGCCGCCTCCTAACCTGTTATGGTCGTTGATTCTAACTTCGGTACTTTTGAAGTTGCGCAAATTGGTTATCCGAATCAAGGTTCCAAACGGCAGATGAGCATGGCACGCGGTCA of Candidatus Methylospira mobilis contains these proteins:
- the tnpC gene encoding IS66 family transposase, coding for MEAAAKTQLASAIDSLIEQARQETEQQFDATLKAKDDEIRIKDIKIEALTLELSILRRTRFSVKSEALPAVQRDLFEDTWNEDLSAVEAQVEQLVEEQPCTTVARPRRPRAGRQPLPEHLPRIEHRHEPESCLCGQCGKDLVKIGEDITEQLDVEPAKFFVHRHIRPQYACKACETVKAAPIAPAIIDGGMAAVGLLTWVMIGKYQDHLPLYRLEQIAARDDVILSRSTLADWVGRVGVALQPLVDRLAWHLLQRNALHADETPVAQLDPGNGKTKKAYLWAYRSNDLEPGPRIIVFDYQPGRSGAHARHFLGNWHGHLMVDDYGGYKSLFAADREGAQPCIELGCMAHARRKFFDLHKANSCPMALEALQRIARLYAIEGEGKTMDIEARKQLRQEKSKPELTALHDWLIETRARTANGGGSAKALDYAIKRWPALIRYADSGHLPIDNNPVENSIRPIAIGKKNWLFAGSERGGQRAAAIQTLLGTAKLNGLNPARWLKDTLEKLPVWPNSRIDELLPFAVMDIKPQA
- the tnpB gene encoding IS66 family insertion sequence element accessory protein TnpB (TnpB, as the term is used for proteins encoded by IS66 family insertion elements, is considered an accessory protein, since TnpC, encoded by a neighboring gene, is a DDE family transposase.) — its product is MSGLIAHPVQIWFSVAAVDMRRGIDGLSSHVQQVLGHAPCAGSAFVFRNRAGNRIKVLLWDGTGVWLCQRRLHEGRFIGPKAGEPCVSLTVAQWEWLIAGVD
- the tnpA gene encoding IS66 family insertion sequence element accessory protein TnpA, producing MNSMNNKQAEQIRHIEQWRASGLSQVEYSRRNELKPATFNYWVRHLDAEASAVRPLSPSRAGFLPVSIDKVAEPAAHALLLRTRQGYTLELSTSTSPRWLAELLQCLD
- a CDS encoding reverse transcriptase domain-containing protein, with amino-acid sequence MDRFIQQAIAQVVSAQWEPHFHRHSYGFRPERSAHQAVREIQKQVRDSYRWVVDMDLEAFFDRVNHDRLMNRLQRHVPDRALLRLINTYLKTGVRIDTLIVPTTQGVPQGGPLSPVPANVVLDENERKSAVDRPWNRKFLGFTLSRGDARLKVSEPSLAKLKNRIRDLTRRTRGRRLIDIIAELRTALLGWKAYFGIAEVLSPLREIDKWIRRRLRCYQWKQWGSAGYRELRKRGVTVREAWNTSKSAHGPWRLSKTPALNLALPAKTFSNMGLPSLCVTR
- a CDS encoding GIY-YIG nuclease family protein, which gives rise to MANGFIYVLLNPSFPNMVKIGLTEDTSERRARNISSATGVPTDFIVLYDMLVNDVDEAEREIHAHFSAYRVNKRREFFYVPPKLAICALIDIAQKYPVAPALPAAIDDALPMLRSRFPKFLDPNIFSIRMITVPGSCYLKIGRCLNGVEEYSEEELPLEGLKTPDTVTPDVVEHNATLLATLDEYDWIMVSDIFPKEVALQIAKEWEGPGGKLEQLKIK
- a CDS encoding PQQ-dependent sugar dehydrogenase, with the translated sequence MYKSRFIAVLSPLALLGLSHLVQAEALPGDIPGIDVPAGFHITRYSDQTPNARSLALGDDGTVYVGTMTEGNVYALQDRDRDGHAETVRTIIQGLNVPNGVAWYQGDLYIAELHRIIKIKDVVRHLDGNASFEPVYSGFPNEKHHGWKYLRVGPDHKLYVPVGAPCNICLPSNEIFTALTRMNPDGSRFEVYAKGLRNSVGFDWLPGAGELYATDNGRDYLGDDAPADELNHVAHAGQHFGYPWCHAGNIADPEYGGQHACAEFEPPAWKFPAHVAPLGIRFYQGKQFPANYQGQLFVAQHGSWNRTQPQGYRVALVRFKDGKPVAEEVFASGWLHADGKASGRPVDILEMPDGALLVSDDLAGAVYRISYR
- the erpA gene encoding iron-sulfur cluster insertion protein ErpA codes for the protein MTQSSESIIFSDTAAAKVSELIAEEGNPDLMLRVYVQGGGCSGFQYGFTFDESANEDDTEIQKNGVKVLIDAMSIQYLSGAEIDYKEDVSGSQFVIRNPNASTTCGCGSSFSV
- a CDS encoding septal ring lytic transglycosylase RlpA family protein; protein product: MLRYKWASKFLFALGLFLSCLGVHGEELSIVERNTVEKRKHKQMGVASFYHERFHGRRTANGERYNKDALTACHAHLPFGTLIRITNLRNFKSTEVRINDHNRLGGGRILDISTRAARELDMMRSGVARVELEVLAWGNAD